The Antechinus flavipes isolate AdamAnt ecotype Samford, QLD, Australia chromosome 4, AdamAnt_v2, whole genome shotgun sequence genomic interval CACTTTTTTGTTCACCTGCAAGATCTTTCCAGTGAGGGTCTTTTCCTAAGAAAgaatggattatatatatatattacgcAACAAGAGAGAACAGATACCCTCAAGAAATTGTTCCTCCCTACCCTTGATAAGAACATTTTGAGCAAGGCCCAAGAATGCTAGTAGACAGATTTTGGCCTGCATACGGCCACCTGGGTCTCTTATTCTTGATGACAAGAGTTCCAGAAGGGAGAAAAGTCCCTCCCCAAACCAGCTCAGCCTATGTTCATCTCTTACAAGCACAGCATTGACATTCTGACTCTGCTTCTTGGACTTGCTCCTTTCATTATGTGTCTTATTCCTGCCCAAGTGTAGATTCCACTCAGCTATTATGTTTTCACATTTGTTCTCCAAAGAAATAACTGAAAGCCACCCCCTGGCAGTGCCTTGGTTTGGGGGACATGGTGGGACAGACACCCTCCCCACTGAAGCTGGCCCTGGTAGAAAATTCTGCAGGTGcaatttggggagaggggagaagtgCCTGATGGAGAAGTGCCATCCATTCAGCGTGCCCATATTGGGCCCGTTTGACTACAATTCCAGCAGGAGGTTTTTCCTAAATGACATGGAGCATACCCGGAGACCCTGTCAACACGTACAAATCACCTACAACTCTGCAAGACCAGGTGACATGAGTATCTGTGCTCTTAATTTGGATTTTCTGAGAACAATTTAACagacgtgtgtgtgtatgtgtgcgtgtacacacacacacacacacacacacacacacacacacacacacccaaaccTTTGGAATTTTCCTGTTGGGAAAGATTTAGCTGATGGTTCAAACAGACCCATTAATCCGGGTCCCCTTACACTTTGGAAATCTGGCAAGAGAAGAAACATCAGCATAAAGCTTTGGCTatttcctgcattttttttttttttcatctagaaaCTGAAGTTTGGTTTTCCAAACTATCAATTCACCAAGAGCTTTCAGATGGATGGAAACACACAAAATCCTTCATCGAAATTAGGAGCCAGACTCCTGGTCTTGGCAAATCTTTGGTGAGAATAACGAAATCTTGTTTCTTGTAATTATGAGCAGTAGATGCTCAGCTACAAGAGGAAGGAGATTTTAAAGGGCCGGCCCATCCCCTGGCCTCCGAGGTCTACATTGGGCTATGATTAGATAATTTATACCAAGCAAACCAAACCACTCTGGCCTGAAATACGATGCAAATTGGTCCCGTCTCACTAGGGGACATCCCAACTGATTGttccatttatttctactaaCACacgttttatgtgtgtgtgtgtgtgtgtgtgtgtgtgtgtgtgtgtgtgtatgtgtgtgtgtaaatgttttttttttttttttcagaacttcCTATCTGCTCTGAATTAAGGAAAAGGCAAAGATAGTAAGTAAAGGAAAAGCAATATTCTAAATTTGTCCCAAAGATGACTCATGCGAAAGATCCTCTTACTGATATATTCAGCAGGGGGTGAGGGgttggaagagagaagggagaggcgATTGTTGGAAATGAAGCTAAACAAGTAGATTTTCCCTTAAATATATCTTCATTTCTGTTCTATACTCGACTCCCTGGAGATCTGAAATGGCattgtttttcaatgaaattcTAAACTTCCCGGCTAAGTTCCTTCATTAGGCGAACGGGCTCCTAGTATTTACTTTCCATCGTTTTCTTACTGGGACAATCATAATTATAATTCTGTTGACATTATACTTAAACAGCGGGGAAGGGGCGCATGTGTGTTTAAAAACCCCCAACAATGAGACCTTTCATCCGGCCGTCTTGCTTCTGATGTACCATACCACACACTGTACAAGGAGGGCCAGTCAGAGGAAAACAGATAAAGGAAATTAAGGGATGGCAGCTCATATATAATTTTGGCAACAACAAAAGGCCAGAGTTAGTATATTCCACCATTGTTGTGTTTCTGTCCTCAGCCAATCTAAACTTGCTTTCCTTGAGAAATCATGTGTGGGGAACACTTTACATCTGTTTTGGACAAAAGCAGAAGATTCCCATAAGTTGATTGTTCTTTGTTCAACTATTTGGTTCTGCTTCCTCGAAAACACAGCTCACAAAAAAGCCTTTATGATCTTCGGATCATAACAACTCTACCTGCTTCTAAACTGAGAATTTTGTGATCCGGCCCTTTATGAAAGCGGCTTCTCTCAGTCCTGGCAAAAATGGAACTTCTGGACAAAGCTGAACGCTAGCAAGACAGTGACTCTCGGGAGCAGAGGAGGAggtcccactgcacagggagataGGAGAGGGAGCGACAGGATTTTCATCTCCACTGAAACTTAGCGGCCTCTGTCTTCTGAGAGGCCGTGAGACGCACAAGGGCATTAGGCAACTCTGAGACTTTTGGGAGCCACAGGTGGGAAGATTTGAAACTTTCCTTCATTTACAACATCCCAAACGCTACTATTTTGTTGTGGTTCTATTGTTTCTGATGTCGGTCCCTACTTCTCTCCACGTACCCATTTGGAGGGGACAATGAGGTATCTAGGCCTTCACTGGCAGACATTCTCAGGAAGAATCTCGGAGGTGTCCTTGTCAACAGAAAAAGGCACTGACCAGCCTGCATCCTCTCTGTAGAGAGGGTGAACGTCCCCCATACATCCAGAGTCTGCTTACTTCTTGTTTTGTTCTCTCTATTCTGTCAGCCCCTCTAttgctctccttcctctcctttaccTGATTCTAAACCAAGAACTTTATGATCTGGCCCTCTTCTTTATCAAATATAAGACTATGGGAACATTACAATCCTGAGAAATAATCATGATTTGGAGTCTTCTTTGAGTGGTATTAGCTCgaggaagaaacaaaacagacCAGGGAGTTCCAGAAGGGAAGTCAAGCTACAAAGTAGTCCCTGTTTAGAGCAGTACACATATGTACTCATCAATGTGacctatctctgtgtgtgtgtttaccaTACATAGACTACGGATTGACCCCAGTTttgcacacatgcatgcacacatgtatatataaaatatattcataatcacacacatgtatatacgtGTACGTATACGTGTAGGAggtatatggatatgtatgttCCTAAATATGTCACAGTCTATTCCTTAATCCCAACAAATGCTTCCTATTAATGGCTGAAAATAGAAGAAGGCATTGAGTTCTAACTAAACTAAGGACAGCCGAGAGGGAAGGGCAGAAGTGGGACACACTGGCAAGGAATCAGGAAGGGCAACTGGAGCAGCCTGTTCCGAGCCCTTCCCCGACATGGGCCTGAGGCTGAAGAGAGGCTGGGAGGCTGGGAGGCTGACTCCTTTTGAACATGACCGAGGCTGAAATTATCTGTGTTTGTAAGTGGGTGGGGGCCTGGGCAGCAGCAGAACCAACTAGCCCCACACCCAGCCTTAGCATGGAAACAGACAcagaatttctatttctttttaatgaagcCCTGTGGCAGAACTGATTGTGAGCTCAGGGCTGGTTTGGTAAAGTGCATCCCTCTAGGAGAGGCCCACGGGATCCTGGAAATCCCTCTAAGACAGCTTTATCGGAGCTGCCTCTTCCAGGGCCCTGGGAGGTTGTGCTCCAAACAGCAGCTGTTGTCCATCTTTGCTGTCACTGGGCTCTGCTGGTTGTGTCCTCTTATACACaaccttcctcccccctccccaaagaaaaaCACTCCTGTTTGTATAAGAAATGCCTTCTGACTCTGTGGGAAGTTCTGTCCCCTTCCTCCATATGGGATTCGCCTCCTTCCTCCAGACCCCAGCCAGCATGTCCATGCCGGGGCAGAAGGGAAAGCTGGGAGTCTGGGGCCAGCTTGATGCCCCTGCTCTGATTCCCTGTTTCTCcctcatctcttttttcttggAGTGGGGAGCAAAACCAGGCTCCCCCGAATGTGACAGACTCAAGAAGATGCTAAGCAGCCAATGGCCAGGGACTGGATCCTCAGTATTAAGGTTAGGCTTTCTGCGGTCACCCAGGCCACCTGAGCCTTGCCTGCCCCCCTGGAGAGGGCCCTGCCTGAGACCTCCAAGTAGGCTGGCTTAAAACAGTCCAGAGACTAGCCTTTCCTGTGGGATGGTGGGCCTCCCCAGTGCCCAGCCAGCCCTTGCCTCTTCTGGAAGGCCTCCCCAGTGCCCAGCCAGTCCTGATGGGCCTCCCCAATGCCCAGACATTCTTGCCAGGCCAAGCGGCCGGTACTACCCGGGCCTGGGATCgtgagaaggaggagaggggcaGAATGAGAGGAAAGCAAAGCGGGTACCTACCCCTTGAGCAGCCAGGCTTCTCGGGAGTGTCGGGGGCGAGCTAGTGGGATGCCGACATGGACCACGCGCCTTCCATCCTCCACACGGAGAAGGCGTAACTGAGCCTCTCGTGGGCCACGTAGCTGCAGCTGCTCATCTTATTGTCCATCTCGTCGCTCTGCAGCACCTGGTAGAGGAAGTCTATGTAGCGAGCGGCCAGCTTCAGGGTCTGGATTTTGCTGAGTTTGTCCGAGGGCAGCGTGGGGATGATCTTGCGCAGGGCGGCGAAGGCTTCGTTCAGGGACTGCGTCCTCTGCCTCTCCCGGACGTTGGCCAAGATCCGCTGGCTCTGCAGCTCCTCATAGGACTGCGCGCTGGGGCTGCCCTTCTTCCCCCGCTTGCCCGGGGTGGGGCTGCCATCTTCACTGGATTTCTTGCTGTACCTCCTCTTCCTGCCAAACCTCTTGGGTTGCCTCTCGAGCTCCTCTTCGCTGGTGCCTAAGCTGTCCACGGGAGACACCGGAGAGCTGGAaccttcctccattctttctgcAAGGAGccaaggggaaggaggaaggaacaaACTTAGGCAAAATCactgcctccctctctctctctctctctctctctctctctctctctctctctctctctctctttccccctccctctttctctccctctctttttctttctccttctttctctatatctttctctttgcttctctctctctctctctctctctctctctctctctctctctctacttctctctctcactctctttctctctgtctctccgtctctcctccttttctctctctgtctttcccctctccctccttccgtgtgtgtgtgcgtgcgtgtgcgCGGTGTGAGCGCGCGTGTAAGCCTCAATGTGTTTGAAATTCCTGAGACAGATCCTTTTGGAAAAACAGAAGTTTTGCTGACCCGACGTTTTCCAAGTTTCtcgaaagtctcttatttcaagGACGGGTTGTGCAAAATTGAGGTCTTTGAGAGAGGAAGTTATTCTAACTTTTTTGGAAACTTTAGCTGGGCTCCGTTGCTAAATAGTTGTCAGAAGTGAGGGAGGTGCGGAGCCCGGCGCTGATTGGCCGCCGGCGCAAGGGGGAGGAAAacgagtttcttttctttctttcctttccccccttccttccccctccctccctgctaAAACTTTCACAGTTTTGGATTACACTGAGCCGAAATCGGGGGAAGGCACCTCGAAAGGCGAACGGCTTCTCCCATCAATCTATCCCCTCCAAGGGGGGGGGAgaccttcctcttccctcccccgtCCCCAGCCCGCGGCCTGCCCAGGACACTCGTGGCACGGCCCCCGGCCCGGGGGCCTTCCTCCGGGCCGACCCTCGGAGACGCCGGCGGCTTTGTTTGCTGGCTCGCCCGCTTGGGAAGTCGGGGCTGGCCTGCGGGGCTCTCCCAGTCGCTCGGCTTGGCCTGCCCTCCCCTCCTCCGGGCCCGCCGGGTGATCGCGCTCCCGCACCGCTAACGAATCCGTGTCGCTGGCTCCGGGAGTCCGGCGAGCGCCCAGCCCGGGCCGGAGGCGGCCGAGACCGAGCCTCGCCGCCGGGGGAGCGCTCCGGGAAACCTCGGTTGGGACAGCGCGTCGGGGATGAACTGACCCTGACACGCTGagaccccctcctccccccgggCATCCCGAGGGACCCGAGGGGGACCCGGgcgagaagggggaggggaaacgGGCGGCGAGGTGATAGGAAAGatatggaaaggaagaaggggagagagaccgggaggaaaagggaggtggagggagggggggacaAATccgaaaaatgagagaaagaaaagtcagaaaagtgTTCAATTGcgagtgaaaagaaggaagaagagagaaagaaagaagaaaaagggaaaataaaacggcaggaaagatgaaaagataaagaaggggACCGAAtgtaagagacagagaagaaaggaaaaaataaaagaagcaataaGAGAAGGGGAGCGAGTTAAGCAGGAAGAGAGAATTCGAACGTCCCATTCCCTGATCCCCGCTCCCCCAAAATCTTCCCCCCCACTCCGTACTTGAAGCGCAAATCCACAAATAACGCTCGATTTCTTTAATGGACACTTAGGAAAAGGACTTGTCCAGAGACCAGAAGTCCTAGTAAAGTCCTTTGTGTCTCACCTCCCCCCTCCTCGCCCCCAACAACAACGACAACTCCAGACGTCTATTTAAACGAATTAGATAAATaggacaccccccccccccatcctgcTGTAAAGCATCAGCACATATCACAGAAGTGGAAGCACCATCCATCTCTGGCAACCGCTGTTTCTTGAACCCAGAGCTGAAGATACCAATTAAATAGCTCTTTTTAAAAGTCACATATTCATTCTAAGTGTGCAGCGTGGAAGCAAATGCTCATTCAagagcctctttttttttttttttaaacaaatgcttttctgtatttctgaaattagcaaaaataaaaccaaaagagaCCCAAcagcaattaaaacaaaaacaaaaacaaacaaacaaacccggATTGTGAGAGCAGCCCTTCCACGTGCTTGCGTGGATTTCACTCCCTTACTTGCAAGTTCCACCTTTCCccaattcccttaaaattctttcCCATAGCCCTCCAAGTGAAACTTGGGGAAATGACTTTGGGCTATTTGGGTAGCCTGGCGAATCTCAAGGCTAGTTGGCTTTGTAATGGGATTTGAAGCAGAGAGGTTTTTCCTGATGACCATTTCTAACcctattttcctgtcattttaaaaCTTGATATATGGACGCACATTGCTCTTTATCTTAAAATCTGAAGGTGTTCCTGGTGGGAAGAGGGGGAGTGCTTTGTTGCCAAGAAACTAAGGCAGCCCGgtgattaaatataaatatttgttttctgaatTCTCCTTTCTGGACTGGTCAAGTTCTACAGAGAGCCTAACCAAGGTCCTCTAGAAAATGAATTTGCTTGAAGAAAAAGAGCTCTTTGCGGATATTACCCCCCTCCTGCGCTATTTGGATTCATCTCTAAAGTGGGTTGTATGTTTCTTTCCTGCAATTGATCGAGCCGCCTGACACGTTCAGAAAAGGAGTGTGTTTCTAGTTTATCTCTCACTCCTGCGCTAAACAGTTATTCCACATGTGGACCCCAAAGTTGCCAGAGCCGTTTGAAGTGGTGCAGTGCGATTTCTTTGTTTCCCAGTTAGCTTTGGGCTTGAGGACTGGAGGTAGTTTTATAGCTTTGATGCCTTTGAAAATATTCCCAGGTGACCAGGTCTCAATTAGGCATTTGCCTAGTGCAGAACTGTCAAAGAAAGTAGCCTGATCAAGGGAAAGGGCTGCGCTGCTTGATTGGAACTGAAAACCCCACTCGGAAGGAGCAGAAAGGGATGTGGGAGCTATTTGGTGCCGGCTTCGCTCTGCTCCCAGCCCTGCCCCGCCGCTCCCAGGGAGCCAGCGGCTCACCGAATAGCCCGCTGGGCAGAAGCTCCAGGAAAGGTCAGCGGGCATCCTCAGCAAAGTACAAAGCTCACTTCGCTTTCCTTtctgttatttgttcttttttttttctttctttctttcttactattCTTCCCTTTTGCTTCAAGTCTTAAAAAGCAGGGGGAATCCCAATGCACAACGAACGAAGCTCGTCCACTTAGAAAACTTTTGTTTATTTCAGAAGAGATATGACTACAGAACAGCTTGATTTCTCTGGGATGGGGGTGCTTAAAATTGTCAGGCTCGATGGGACTTCTTGGGGATATCGGGTTCTTTCTCGATTCTTTAAGCAAGACCTCAATGTCTCcatcctagaaaaaaaataatgctccGCCCTTTGTAAACATCTGAGACTGAAGcaaaagtgcttaataagtgctggttgaatgaatgaattttccaaaaaaaaaaaaaaaaaggagactgaaacaataagtgcttaataagtgctgattgaatgaatgaattaaaaaaggggaatagtagaaaaaattatatattactaACCTATTATGTTTATGGATCTCATCTTCCTCCACAAATGTTATTAAGAGTTGGAAGGCTATTCTTCCTTATTTGATTTACTTTTAATGTGAGCCAAGGTGAGCCTCAGTtgcttcatatgtaaaataaggatgaGGAATGTACCACAGAGCTTTGTTATTGAGCATCAGGGTGACTTGTGCTGGCAAAACACTTTGCACTCTTGAAAGCCCTATGTAAATGCCCCATGTGAGCTGGGGATTGGGTGTTCCCTCACTGGCTTTGGAATGAATGACTGAAGTCAAGGAATTCCTGAGGACCACAGAGGCTGCTTTCCGCACCATGCTTTGGCCTTTTCTAGCTCTCCCTACATTCAGGGTCAAAAGAAGAGCACTCTCCATCTCCAAGGTCCCCTCCTCCATCTCCGTCTGCCtgctctttcctcctcccctcctttatactccttcccctccccctctcctcctctttcctcctcccccaaattaTGGAGCACCAAAAAGGTTATTTACAAGCAGGCTGTTTTTCAGAGTCCTCTTTTTTATAGCAGGGACAGTTCATCATTGAGTTTAATGGCAAAGCTGCTTTGCTGGAAAAGTGTAGCGACACAGATCCTTTGGGGAATAGCTTCTCTccattcttccccccaccccagtgCCTGCACTTCTTGAGTTGTTAATGGAGCCTTGAAGGCTGAGAAGTGCTTACACTAAGCCTTCAGAAAGGGACCTGGAGCCATATCTTGGGCAAAGTTCAGCTTTCCTTTGCAAAGCCAGGACTGTGTATGCCCTAGAAGGTAGGGAAGTGGGAGGAGGAGCCCGGCAAAAAAAAGGGACTCATGAAAGCCCCTTGCAAGTATAGCATTAATGATTAGAGGAGTACTGTCTTTAGAGTCCAAAACTTTGAGTTCAATCATGCCTCTGCTGCTTCCTTTCCTGTGTCACATTGGGCAAGTTATTCGACCTCTCTGagcatcatttggaaaatgaagggagTTGGATTAGTTGTACTTTAAGAAGCTTCCGCTTCTAAATCCTGTGGTCCTAAATCCTTCTGATGGACCCTGCATACTTTTACAATCAGTGGAAATGTGAAAAAGACAAGAGAAGTGATGACTATTCCCTGAATGCAGTATATTTACCATTAAATctttaaatagaaaatgtgaaTGTTCCACTGGGAAAAATGGGCAGGATTCTGCAATGGAAATTCCTTcacctatttatatattttgttggaaGAGCAGAGAATACCTTATAGgtatattgatatttttctttttttagattgtcgcttttggttttttttattatatctttttattgacagaacacacacataggtaatttttacaacattgtcccttgcactcacttctgttttaacttttcctttccctccctccacccgctCCCCTCAcccaggcagtcccatacatgttaaacatgttaaagtatatcttagatacaatatatgtgtgcagaaccgaacagttctcttgttgcacaggaagaattggattcagaaggtaaaaataacccggacaaaaaaacaaaaatgagtccacattcatttcccaatgtttcttctctgggtgtagctgattctgtccatcactgatcaattggaactgaattggatcttctctttgttgaagatatccacttccatcagaatacaccctcatatagtgttgttattgaagtatataatgatctcctggttctgctcatttcacttagcatcagttcatgtaagtctctccaagcctctctgtattcatcctgctggtcatttattacagatcacttatattgatatttttcaaattattcctGCGGTAAATCTCAATcaaatttacatttcatttattaagcacctactatgtgtcaagctttattttaaatgctgggaatacaaagaatagcaaagatatagtctctgttttcaaggattttataatCTAGTTGGAGGTAGGGGGAAGAGaaacaatgtatatataaataggtCAGAAACATGTGGAACATTAATCTTAGAGGAGAAGGCACAAACGTTTAGGGAAAAGAGGAAACTCAGAATAAATGAAGATCCAGGGCCTGTTGCCATTTCTTAGCTTCAGTCAATATTCAGTAGAAAGTTGGATCTCTTTAAAAAATGCCTGAAGATCAAAATGAGGGGACATAGTTTCTGTAGtcagttaattttttaatatattttttaaagcagagcAAAAAATTGGAGTCAAAATcattcagaagaaaaatcaaacaatctTTGCAATGACTTGACTGGTTCCCTGTCTAATTAAGAACCATATCGGTGTATCCTGTCTAATTAAGATTAATATCAGGTCTTTTCTTCTGAAACTATCTTCAATTTACCCTGGATGTATTTTGTTTGTAATTAGCTGTTTGCATGGTGTCTTCTTCATTAGAGCATGGACTTCTTGAAACCAGGgactttttgccttttcttgtattcccagtgcttagcatagttcctggaatGAAGTAGGTCCCTAATAGATACTTATTGACTTGTTGATTTAAATGCTAAAATGAAAGCACTTTACAGGCAGAActcatttgttcttcataatCATGTAAGGGTATCATAATAACTCTATTTTATAGGTcaagaaaatgaggctcagaaagatgGAGTCTATGGTCATAAAGCCAGCATGTCATGGCAGGTTTTGAATCTAGCTCTTTCTCACTGCGTGAGATGGTctggtgcaatggaaagaattcTGTGTGTTCCCTGTTGTATTAGAATCACAGGTGATGATCGAACCTAGGGACTTGAGCTCCTGGGcaatactctttccattatcCAGAAGTTTCCTCTCTGAATGATCTTGGATAATCCAGTTCCCTTCTCTagttctcagtttcttcccctGAAAAATGAGACAATGGAAGTAATGGCCTCCACATCCCACCCAGCATGGAATCTATGCAACCATGATTCCTTGAGCTGAGGAAATAAtctttgaaacacacacacacacacacacacacacacacaaaacacgcTAACTAGTAAGAAAAGAGGCAGTCTCTAGAGTTGCTAGGGAAGCACTCTTTCCAGTAAGAAGGAGGTAGGAAATACTTAGAGCATACTCCATTATCTAACTTGTAAAATTTAGCTCAGTCTAGAAGTTCTCAGTTCAAATTTGCCAAGAGAAATAAAAGCTTGTAATGTGTTCACAAGCTCCCTGTTCTAGCCAGACTGCCCTATTTGCCTTTCTCTGGGAGAATGAAATGCCTCTGAACCATGGTGCCTTGATACAGTCCGTTCATGTCCTGCACCTCAAATGATCTCTTTTTATCTACTCCTGGAACTCCTAATTCCCTTGAAGGCTTACCTCAAGTATCACCTCCTTTGTGAGTCCTTTCCTTATTCCTTCCAGTGTTTATTACTCTTCCTTGTTCTATTCATCTTTATATTCTTTGGTTTCGGACCAAATTTGTGATTTAATTCTTATGTGGAACTTTCAGTATGGAAAATCCCTCTATTAGTGTAGTTCATCCCTTTCCTACTCCCCTGGGACTCTGATCCTTCAAAAAACTGTGGATGATTCTCTGTCAGGCATGGTAGAGTGGGAATTCCTTCCTTGAAAGGTTTGGACTAGAAATAGAGCCCATCAAGATTTGACTTTCTAGGTAGAAGCTGAGCGTTCTGATTTGGAAGTAGAGGTGAGTACTCCAGTTGCTGAGAGAACTTGATTTCCAGTTTGTATTTCTCTGCATGTATGtccctcctcccaccctctccaCCAGAGGGATTCAAgatccttgaggatagggactctTTTCCTGGAGAGCTCATACCACAGTCTGTGGTGCTGACTAGAGCTTTTACTAAATGTTTGCTGTGTCTCACCTCAAACGTGGTAGCTGtgtgacttgaccaaatcactagtGAAATGTCAATAGTAATAGAACTACCTCATGGAAGTGTTGTGAGACTCCCAAGAGATAATGTATGTGAAGCATTTCACAGACCTAGAGGgctatataatttatgtaatcaTCTGATATCATACGATCcgattttcaccttttctttcatAGTTAAGTTACCAAGTGTAATAAGGGAattaagaataaaaggaaatatttctttgaaGATACATATGCCACATGATCTTTAAAGGAGGACCTCCTACTGGCCATGCATTTCATGTAAACCCAGCTCGGGTCTCCCTCCTTTGGAACTACCAGTTTTCTGTAGCCAGAAAACAAATAATTCTTGCAAAGCAGACATAGAGATCTCTACTttcaaaagcaaaatggaaaagatttgagCAGCATAACCTAACACTGATGATTCTGATGGACACCTAGTGGTCATCTCTCTACCTTCCCGGTCTGTTTGCTCCATATTACCAGTCTAACGTggctttaaaatataaagcattttacataagACCTTCCTTTTTGATGGAAAGAAAGATGATTCATTGTGGTATAGACAGAATTGTTAGGAGAGCTTTGAAGAGGAAAGACCATCTTTATTACTGCTCAAAGATAAAGAAACTCCTGGTTTTAGAACCTTTTCAGGGAAAGAATTGttaagaaagaggggggaaaactTTGGTAAGTGGCAGACATAT includes:
- the TWIST2 gene encoding twist-related protein 2 translates to MEEGSSSPVSPVDSLGTSEEELERQPKRFGRKRRYSKKSSEDGSPTPGKRGKKGSPSAQSYEELQSQRILANVRERQRTQSLNEAFAALRKIIPTLPSDKLSKIQTLKLAARYIDFLYQVLQSDEMDNKMSSCSYVAHERLSYAFSVWRMEGAWSMSASH